The stretch of DNA AGGGCAAGAATTAGTTGGCGATATCTCAACGATGGAAGACTTGAGTGTCTTGGATAAGTTGCGTGAAGGTGCTTAATTAGTTAATCGGGGTGGGCTTTTGCTCATCCTAAAACTTAAATTTTAGTTAGCTAATATACTTGATCGTGACTGCCAATATCTACAAATACAGCATTCCCTTCTTCTGTGAAGTAAAACAAAACTCTTGCATCATAGTCAATAGTAAAACTCCATAATTCTTGAAGTTTTCCCGATAATTTATGAGTTTTTAAGCTTTGGTCAAAGGGGTTAACGGTAAATCGTGCTAATTTTTGCCAAAATCTTGCTTCTAGCTCGGAATTACTCTTGATTCTTTTTTTAAACGATCTTTTAAATGAAGAACTAAAACTAACTTTGATCATTCCTCTTCAAGCAGTTGTTTCAGTTCGTCAATATTAGATGAAAATTGTAGCTGATCATTTTGCTGTTCTTTTTTTGCCGATTGGAAATTTTGATATATTTCTTCACGACGTTCTTCACGAAGATATTGATTTAATAACAGTTGAATCTCTTGTTTTTCTTCTAACGATAGTTCTTTGAGAGCTTCGACTACATCACTAAAACTCATATTGTAAAATCAATTTTTGTTTTGATTATTTACTTACATTTTATAATAGCTGAACGCTATAGGTTTTAGGGCGATCGCGCACATAATGTAGTTTTTTATTAACTGATATATAATTTTCAGGTTGTCATAGGAAAATCAAATTGTGCAAAGTGTTTCTACGTTAAGTAGTTCAATTAAAATCAGCTGTAACCCCTACTATACAACTAAGCTGGGGTCAGCTTATTTAGGAGATAGTTTAAAATTTATGGCAGAATTGCCAGATGAAAGCGTCGATCTAATTTGCACTTCTCCACCTTTCGCATTGGTAAGAAAGAAAGAATATGGCAACGTAGATGCTCGTAAATACCTAGAATGGTTCAAAGAATTTGCTTGTGAATTTTATCGTATTCTCAAACCACAAGGATCTTTAGCGATAGATATTGGAGGAACTTGGATTAAAGGTTTTCCCGTGCGATCGCTTTATCATTTTGAGTTAGTAATAGAGCTTTGTAAACCAAAATCAGAAGGCGGTTTAGGTTTTTTCCTAGCACAAGAAATTTTTTGGTACAATCCAGCTAAACTGCCAACACCTGCTGAATGGGTGACAGTGCGAAGAGAGAGGGTAAAAGATGCTGTAAATACAGTTTGGTGGTTATCAAAAGATCCCCACCCCAAAGCAAATAATAAAAGAGTTTTACGCCCCTATAGTGAGGCAATGAAAAACCTATTGAAAAATGGGTATGATGCAAAACTACGCCCATCTGGACATGATATTTCCACTAAATTCCAGAATGATCGCGGTGGTGCTATTCCTCCAAATATTATTGCCGATCTTGCTTTGGGAAAGCAGAAATCTATTGGCAAAGCAGTATTAGGCGAATTTAATTGGATTTTAGAGAATGATTTAGCACTGCCTGTAAATGTTATATCAGCTTCTAATACTGCATCTAATGATTACTATCAGCGACGGT from Stanieria cyanosphaera PCC 7437 encodes:
- a CDS encoding type II toxin-antitoxin system RelE/ParE family toxin; this translates as MKVSFSSSFKRSFKKRIKSNSELEARFWQKLARFTVNPFDQSLKTHKLSGKLQELWSFTIDYDARVLFYFTEEGNAVFVDIGSHDQVY